The Allochromatium tepidum genome has a window encoding:
- a CDS encoding molybdopterin-dependent oxidoreductase: MSDLATRNTEGDIGRLSRRDFIKLGTAVGAAAGTLSLGSRRLMAMEQELGGDDISAVTGAQRQSVPYTCLVCNIEDGGVAFVENGRIVKLEGNMDHPNTRGKLCAKGNSGFLHVYDPDRIMTPLLRTGKRGEGKWKRLSYDEATSLLAKKLREVIDRAQSEGDEAILNEIVFKWGRNRTGGAVHRFMHALGSNAMINHTNICESSKKVGLEPSWGPDIESCDWANTKYIINFGSNVLETAYFMNPNAQRLVDGVVGNKAKLVSFDVRLSNTSGFADEAYFPYPGTDGAIALAMAHVIMNEGLYDAAFIRDWTNVTAEQLIAHLKPYTPEFAEQESTVPARDIRRIAREFATTKPATTFSYRGPAKHVYGAYQEAAIHMLNVITGNVEKKGGYCLPRGMDWPQPQPEPPKGKTASLLAAPPLYPLASHHVSTHVPYMIMKGEARVSVWMHLYDNPVYTYPSSHVWAHLLKDETLLPFVVSFSPYMSETTELADLIIPDVTYLERHDPESMPSGLYPCLSIRQPVVKPLGGTQEFRQTLIDVIKKVDPDGSLGIRQYFAFDTVEDWMRAHFDAIPGLKDEGGWDFMKRKGVWPIYGQVDKTTAKIVDKNGNEVEPEYELYKKPVPAADLEGAEVGEDGTIRKNGKAIGVRIGDQSYVGFGTPSRRIELYKQSFKDYGFNPLPVYKRLPSRDKRSDELVLTTFKVNVHTQSRTASIKYLAELYHKNPVWINPKTAAARGIADGDLIRVTSDVGHIVTRAHVTEGIHPDVVAVSTACGHSAYGRLAQLKQKEAAAEWAQGGDPDITHNVWWDDKGVHPNPIIRLAVDPIGGSQGWYDTLVRVSKAEPGDHYGDVEASVEVSIKDYEQTLRLAYTGDLHRINHKEVDIDWDHLPEPALHVGGH; the protein is encoded by the coding sequence ATGAGCGATCTCGCAACCCGAAACACCGAGGGCGATATCGGGCGCCTGAGCCGCCGCGACTTCATCAAGCTCGGCACCGCCGTCGGCGCCGCCGCCGGTACCCTGTCACTCGGCAGCCGCCGGCTGATGGCCATGGAGCAGGAGCTGGGGGGCGACGACATCTCCGCCGTCACCGGCGCCCAGCGCCAGTCCGTGCCCTATACCTGTCTGGTCTGCAACATCGAGGACGGCGGCGTGGCCTTCGTCGAGAACGGACGCATCGTCAAGCTGGAAGGCAACATGGACCACCCCAACACCCGCGGCAAGCTGTGCGCCAAGGGCAACTCGGGGTTCCTGCACGTCTACGACCCCGACCGCATCATGACCCCGCTACTGCGCACCGGAAAGCGCGGCGAGGGCAAGTGGAAACGGCTCTCCTACGACGAGGCGACCAGTCTGCTCGCCAAGAAGCTGCGTGAAGTGATCGACCGCGCGCAGTCCGAGGGCGACGAGGCCATCCTCAATGAGATCGTCTTCAAATGGGGCCGCAACCGCACCGGCGGGGCCGTGCATCGCTTTATGCACGCGCTCGGCTCCAACGCCATGATCAATCACACCAACATCTGCGAGTCCTCGAAGAAGGTCGGGCTGGAACCCTCCTGGGGACCGGACATCGAGTCCTGTGACTGGGCCAACACCAAGTACATCATCAACTTCGGCTCCAATGTGCTGGAGACGGCCTATTTCATGAACCCCAACGCCCAGCGCCTGGTCGACGGCGTGGTGGGCAACAAGGCCAAGCTGGTCTCCTTCGATGTGCGCCTGTCCAACACCTCGGGCTTTGCCGATGAGGCCTATTTCCCCTATCCGGGGACCGATGGGGCCATTGCGCTCGCCATGGCCCACGTCATCATGAACGAGGGACTGTACGATGCCGCCTTCATCCGCGACTGGACCAATGTCACGGCCGAGCAGCTCATCGCGCATCTGAAGCCCTACACGCCGGAGTTCGCCGAGCAGGAGTCGACCGTCCCGGCCCGCGACATCCGCCGCATCGCCCGCGAGTTCGCCACCACCAAGCCGGCCACCACCTTCTCCTATCGCGGCCCGGCCAAGCATGTCTACGGCGCCTATCAGGAGGCCGCCATCCACATGCTCAATGTCATCACCGGCAATGTCGAGAAGAAGGGCGGTTACTGTCTGCCGCGCGGCATGGACTGGCCTCAGCCCCAGCCCGAGCCGCCCAAGGGCAAGACGGCGAGCCTGCTGGCCGCGCCGCCGCTCTATCCGCTGGCCTCGCACCACGTCTCGACCCATGTGCCCTACATGATCATGAAAGGCGAGGCCAGGGTGTCGGTGTGGATGCATCTCTACGACAACCCGGTCTACACCTATCCGTCCAGCCACGTCTGGGCGCATCTGCTGAAGGACGAGACGCTGCTGCCGTTCGTGGTCTCCTTCAGCCCCTATATGTCCGAGACCACGGAGCTGGCCGATCTCATCATCCCCGACGTCACCTATCTGGAACGCCACGATCCCGAGTCCATGCCGAGCGGACTCTATCCCTGTCTGTCCATCCGCCAGCCGGTGGTCAAGCCCTTGGGCGGCACCCAGGAGTTCCGCCAGACCCTGATCGATGTGATCAAGAAGGTCGATCCCGACGGCTCGCTGGGGATCCGGCAGTACTTTGCCTTCGACACGGTCGAGGACTGGATGCGCGCCCACTTCGACGCCATCCCCGGACTCAAGGACGAAGGCGGTTGGGATTTCATGAAGCGCAAGGGCGTTTGGCCCATTTATGGACAGGTCGACAAGACCACCGCCAAGATCGTCGACAAGAACGGCAATGAGGTCGAGCCGGAGTACGAACTCTACAAGAAGCCGGTACCCGCCGCCGATCTGGAGGGGGCGGAGGTCGGCGAGGACGGCACCATCCGCAAGAACGGCAAGGCGATCGGCGTGCGTATCGGGGATCAGAGCTATGTCGGCTTCGGCACCCCGTCGCGCCGCATCGAGCTCTACAAGCAGAGCTTCAAGGACTATGGCTTCAACCCGCTGCCGGTCTACAAGCGGTTGCCCTCGCGCGACAAGCGCTCCGACGAGCTGGTGCTGACCACCTTCAAGGTCAACGTCCACACCCAAAGCCGCACGGCCTCGATCAAGTACCTGGCCGAGCTGTATCACAAGAATCCGGTCTGGATCAATCCCAAGACCGCCGCTGCGCGCGGCATCGCCGACGGCGATCTGATCCGCGTGACCTCGGATGTCGGTCACATCGTCACCCGCGCCCATGTCACCGAGGGTATCCATCCCGATGTCGTCGCGGTCTCCACCGCCTGCGGCCACTCGGCCTATGGTCGTCTGGCCCAGCTCAAACAGAAAGAAGCCGCCGCCGAGTGGGCGCAGGGCGGCGATCCGGACATCACCCACAACGTCTGGTGGGACGACAAGGGCGTGCATCCCAATCCGATTATCCGACTGGCTGTCGATCCCATCGGCGGCTCCCAGGGTTGGTATGACACTCTGGTGCGGGTGAGCAAGGCCGAGCCCGGCGATCACTATGGCGACGTTGAGGCCAGTGTCGAAGTCTCCATCAAGGACTACGAGCAGACCCTGCGGTTGGCCTACACCGGCGATCTGCACCGGATCAATCACAAGGAAGTGGACATCGACTGGGATCATCTGCCGGAACCGGCACTGCACGTCGGCGGGCATTGA
- a CDS encoding TorD/DmsD family molecular chaperone, with translation MQTHHQVAAQSSRPVAADEAIEERAALAGLYHLVARCLEEELDRETLRLLRGALREPLSAAGWTLDADFFATAEDTLLEVLAEEYTGLLVAPGCINPHASVFETGALFREPCDRAAAAYREAGFDYRRRLSGEFPDHIGTLLGFLGHLAEAEADALRLGDTEAAEQARQRHDRFLLEQLGPWAPGWCRRAAHAALHPFYRQMLQFTEQLLWLALAEITDRRGLKELMAQNRREPKKLDYNADFRKASGL, from the coding sequence ATGCAGACACATCACCAGGTCGCGGCCCAGTCATCCAGGCCGGTCGCGGCGGATGAAGCCATTGAGGAGCGCGCCGCTCTGGCGGGCCTCTATCACCTGGTCGCGCGCTGTCTCGAAGAGGAGCTGGACCGCGAGACACTGCGCCTGCTGCGCGGCGCACTGCGCGAGCCGTTGAGCGCCGCGGGCTGGACACTCGATGCCGACTTCTTCGCAACCGCCGAGGACACCCTGCTCGAAGTCCTGGCCGAGGAGTACACCGGACTCCTGGTCGCCCCCGGCTGCATCAATCCTCACGCCTCGGTGTTCGAGACCGGGGCGCTCTTCCGCGAGCCCTGCGACCGCGCGGCAGCCGCTTACCGCGAGGCCGGCTTCGACTACCGGCGGCGTCTGAGCGGGGAGTTCCCGGACCACATCGGCACCCTGCTGGGCTTCCTCGGCCATCTCGCCGAGGCCGAGGCGGACGCCTTGCGCCTGGGTGACACCGAGGCGGCCGAGCAGGCCAGACAGCGCCATGACCGCTTTCTACTGGAGCAGCTCGGACCCTGGGCGCCCGGCTGGTGCCGGCGCGCCGCGCACGCGGCGCTGCACCCCTTCTACCGTCAGATGCTCCAGTTCACCGAGCAGCTCCTGTGGCTGGCGCTGGCCGAGATCACCGACCGGCGCGGACTCAAGGAACTGATGGCCCAGAACCGGCGCGAGCCCAAGAAGCTCGACTACAACGCCGATTTCCGCAAGGCATCGGGTCTCTAG
- a CDS encoding glycosyltransferase family 4 protein has translation MRILIVEGSGRGFLCHYSHALASGLHQAGEAVRLLTGARDELADWSVPFDKRACLADGLAGWLCLRREVREYRPDVVHLQWINRPLAALAFLHWARARGIAVIYTPHNILPHERRWLSLPLFRALYRRVDRVVARDKHMGWALEELLDTPQERLAHLPGSPNPMALDSFPTRPCPELATARDEELRLLFFGHGSARKGLDVLLGVLAARPWPAYLHLVVAGEGVLTGIDPHLLAAARARLRITVIDRYLRPSEVKYLFSTGDLLVMPYRKRCKSPLTDLAAAFGVPVLRSDRVQGTGFREGWQGQTYPHDQPELLAERLLGLVADRAALAAQRGPCEPVRVAMTRLAEGHRLLYLEVRAGSRSIPAATVSRPLAGGL, from the coding sequence ATGCGCATCCTGATCGTCGAGGGCTCGGGCCGCGGGTTTCTCTGTCATTACAGCCACGCCCTGGCCTCGGGTCTGCACCAGGCCGGCGAAGCCGTGCGGCTCCTGACCGGCGCGCGTGACGAGCTGGCCGATTGGTCGGTGCCCTTCGACAAGCGGGCCTGTCTTGCCGATGGGCTGGCCGGCTGGTTGTGTCTGCGCCGCGAGGTGCGTGAATACCGACCGGACGTGGTGCATCTGCAATGGATCAATCGCCCGCTGGCAGCGCTGGCCTTCCTGCACTGGGCCAGGGCACGCGGTATCGCGGTGATCTACACCCCGCACAACATCCTGCCGCACGAGCGGCGCTGGCTGAGCCTACCGCTGTTTCGCGCCCTCTACCGGCGCGTCGATCGCGTGGTCGCGCGCGACAAGCACATGGGCTGGGCGCTGGAAGAGCTGCTCGACACGCCCCAGGAGCGGCTTGCTCATCTACCCGGCAGCCCCAACCCCATGGCGCTCGATAGCTTCCCGACGCGGCCCTGTCCGGAGCTGGCCACGGCCCGGGACGAAGAGTTGCGGCTGCTGTTCTTCGGGCATGGCTCGGCCCGCAAGGGGCTGGACGTGCTGCTCGGCGTGCTGGCCGCCCGACCCTGGCCGGCGTACCTGCATCTGGTGGTCGCGGGGGAGGGCGTCCTGACCGGGATCGATCCTCACCTGCTCGCTGCGGCTCGCGCGCGGCTGCGGATCACAGTGATCGACCGCTATCTGCGACCGTCCGAGGTCAAGTATCTGTTCTCGACCGGCGATCTCCTGGTCATGCCCTACCGTAAGCGCTGCAAGAGTCCGCTCACCGATCTGGCGGCGGCCTTCGGCGTGCCGGTGCTGCGCTCCGACCGGGTGCAGGGAACCGGCTTCCGCGAGGGTTGGCAGGGACAGACCTATCCGCACGATCAGCCCGAGCTGTTGGCGGAACGACTGCTCGGGCTGGTCGCGGACCGAGCGGCGCTCGCTGCCCAACGCGGACCCTGCGAGCCGGTCCGTGTCGCCATGACCCGACTCGCCGAGGGGCACCGTCTGTTGTATCTGGAGGTCCGCGCGGGGAGCCGATCGATTCCGGCCGCGACGGTGAGCCGGCCGCTCGCTGGAGGACTCTGA
- a CDS encoding methylglyoxal synthase, whose protein sequence is MSGAGKTLILIAHTARLPDLVKLVRKRRAVFADYRLLATLETGAAIEAETGLEVTSLFSGRRGGEIQLCGLICTNSIRAVYFLRDLETNRLDEPDITPFYRACDLNNVPLATNMVSAVALTHWLGRRLESGRAGRVESDAGEGVLPC, encoded by the coding sequence ATGTCCGGTGCCGGCAAGACCCTGATCCTGATCGCCCACACCGCCCGTCTGCCGGACCTGGTGAAGCTGGTGCGCAAGCGCCGGGCGGTGTTCGCGGACTATCGCCTGCTCGCCACGCTGGAGACCGGCGCGGCCATTGAGGCCGAAACCGGGCTGGAGGTCACGTCGCTGTTCTCTGGGCGCCGGGGCGGGGAAATCCAGCTCTGCGGGCTGATCTGTACCAATAGCATCCGCGCCGTCTATTTCCTCCGCGACCTGGAGACGAATCGCTTGGACGAGCCAGACATCACGCCCTTCTATCGCGCTTGCGACCTCAACAACGTCCCGCTTGCCACCAACATGGTCAGCGCGGTTGCGCTGACGCATTGGCTGGGGCGGCGCCTGGAGTCAGGGCGGGCGGGCCGCGTGGAGTCCGACGCCGGCGAGGGCGTCCTGCCATGCTGA
- a CDS encoding DUF362 domain-containing protein, with translation MLNAMPTPSNRGAALALLEGRELLEEETLCLNLRGRGEHCRRCAAACQADALSLSPDALEVDRARCTGCGGCVPVCPAGALRLSGFSPARFLAALDGAPEVHLHCGESRDGGGGVVIPCFKVLDERLLAAARADGVETLHLHGLEQCTDCRHGGALEWLARVGRRLTRRLGDSAPRLQQATSGESADAGPRERQDQPQLSRRAFLRFAGARASLEAARWLVPVEEDDEAGADLPFFQSDITEVRRPHSYQMPLAARVEQAPWAARRPLPWRLRTLDAHCTGCLVCGQRCPTGALLAHEEGRTALAISFEPALCTDCGLCNALCPVDAITIQPARRASQVAAPRATLMMRRLTVCARCGDGFEPETPDAKHCPICAKEDALDEDWLNLLGA, from the coding sequence ATGCTGAACGCGATGCCGACCCCATCGAACCGTGGCGCGGCGCTGGCCCTATTGGAGGGCCGCGAGCTGCTGGAGGAGGAAACCCTCTGTCTCAATCTGCGCGGACGTGGCGAGCACTGCCGCCGCTGTGCCGCCGCCTGTCAGGCCGATGCCCTCTCATTGTCGCCTGATGCCCTGGAGGTCGACCGCGCGCGCTGTACTGGCTGCGGCGGCTGCGTGCCTGTTTGCCCGGCCGGGGCGCTGCGTCTGAGCGGTTTCTCACCGGCGCGGTTCCTGGCCGCGCTCGATGGCGCGCCCGAAGTGCATCTCCATTGCGGGGAGAGCCGGGATGGCGGCGGCGGGGTGGTGATCCCCTGCTTCAAGGTGCTCGACGAGCGGTTGCTGGCCGCCGCGCGCGCCGACGGGGTCGAGACGCTGCATTTGCACGGTCTGGAGCAGTGCACCGACTGTCGGCACGGCGGCGCGCTGGAGTGGCTCGCGCGCGTCGGCCGCCGCCTGACGCGGCGTCTCGGCGATTCCGCACCCCGGTTGCAACAGGCCACCTCGGGTGAATCCGCCGATGCAGGGCCGCGCGAGCGCCAGGATCAGCCCCAGCTCAGCCGCCGCGCCTTCCTGCGCTTCGCCGGGGCGCGCGCCTCGCTAGAGGCCGCGCGCTGGCTGGTGCCGGTCGAGGAGGACGACGAGGCGGGCGCGGATCTGCCCTTCTTCCAGAGTGACATCACTGAGGTCCGCCGGCCGCATTCCTATCAGATGCCGCTGGCGGCGAGGGTCGAGCAGGCGCCCTGGGCAGCTAGACGACCGCTGCCCTGGCGGCTGCGCACCCTCGATGCACATTGCACCGGCTGTCTGGTGTGCGGACAGCGCTGTCCGACCGGCGCCCTGCTCGCGCACGAGGAGGGACGCACTGCCCTGGCCATCTCCTTCGAGCCGGCGCTCTGCACCGACTGTGGTCTCTGCAACGCGCTCTGTCCGGTCGACGCCATCACGATCCAGCCGGCGCGGCGAGCGAGCCAGGTGGCCGCGCCGCGTGCGACCCTAATGATGCGTCGGCTCACAGTCTGCGCGCGCTGCGGCGATGGTTTCGAGCCGGAGACGCCGGACGCGAAGCACTGTCCCATCTGCGCCAAGGAGGACGCACTGGATGAGGACTGGCTGAACCTATTGGGTGCTTGA
- a CDS encoding Mrp/NBP35 family ATP-binding protein: MPLSQIAAPERSRNDPDADARLEQHLLTVLSQIQDATRGLDVVTDGQVYAVVATGGAVRVLLDPERFPSEAAQSALAETIQTLLADESGVERLVVKPRPRSICLRSELPGVRRVIGVHSGKGGVGKSTVAVNLALALAARGLQVGLLDADVHGPSAPTLLGLSGRMETTPDGMRVRPLERHGLKVVSLGFLLPETKALIWRGPLVERGLAQLFTEVDWGELDLLLVDLPPGTSDVHLEVARQAPLAGILTVTAPGQVAVDDVRRGMEMFADLTVPCLGIVENFAGLVCGRCGTESALFGAGGGAELATLTGLPLLARLPFDAALAEASDAGRPPLVASPETAASAWFQALAGRVAGRLGLDQADQPEGYAMRARRTVSAEAVPVQSPEETGPMDCRADTMRRTEPPIPIPVRSGTSQAPINPEPDTAPGYAEPGEPIPGVRDVVLVAGGKGGVGKSTVTVNLACALRVQGLRVGVLDADLYGPSIARMLGTDTELEQDAAGRAIPAVGHGVHSLSIAQRIPPEAALVWKGPLVTQTLMDMVYGVAWPDLDVLLVDLPPGTGDVQLSLLERLPVSGAVLVTTPQRLAQVDAERGIALFHELDIPVLGVIENMSHPVCPSCGEPMPLFPDADVRALARRRHVPYLGRLPLDPAGQVLADTGRPLVEALPESAAARTFQEFAHQLRAALEREAEAALRNADPNTRAAHAAFWERLIED, encoded by the coding sequence ATGCCCTTGAGCCAGATCGCTGCACCGGAACGGTCGCGGAACGATCCGGACGCGGATGCGCGCCTGGAGCAGCACCTGCTAACGGTCCTAAGTCAGATCCAGGACGCCACGCGCGGTCTGGATGTGGTGACGGACGGCCAGGTCTATGCCGTGGTCGCCACGGGCGGCGCGGTGCGGGTGCTGCTCGATCCCGAGCGCTTCCCAAGCGAGGCGGCCCAGTCCGCCCTGGCCGAGACCATCCAGACGCTGCTCGCGGACGAGTCGGGCGTCGAGCGCCTGGTGGTCAAGCCGCGTCCGCGCTCGATCTGCCTGCGTTCCGAGCTGCCGGGCGTTCGCCGTGTGATCGGCGTGCACAGCGGCAAGGGCGGGGTGGGCAAATCCACGGTCGCGGTCAACCTGGCCCTGGCACTGGCCGCGCGCGGACTCCAGGTCGGCCTGCTGGATGCCGATGTCCACGGCCCCTCGGCGCCGACCCTGCTCGGGCTCTCGGGCCGGATGGAGACCACACCCGATGGTATGCGGGTGCGCCCGCTGGAGCGGCACGGGCTCAAGGTCGTCTCGCTCGGCTTCCTGCTGCCGGAGACCAAGGCCCTGATCTGGCGCGGCCCGCTGGTCGAGCGCGGGTTGGCGCAGTTGTTCACCGAGGTCGATTGGGGCGAACTGGACCTGTTGCTTGTCGATCTGCCGCCCGGTACCTCCGACGTGCATCTGGAGGTCGCGCGCCAGGCGCCGCTGGCCGGTATCCTCACCGTCACCGCGCCGGGACAGGTCGCGGTGGACGACGTGCGGCGCGGGATGGAGATGTTCGCGGATCTGACGGTGCCCTGTCTGGGGATCGTCGAGAACTTCGCCGGTCTGGTCTGCGGTCGCTGCGGAACCGAGAGCGCCTTGTTCGGCGCGGGCGGCGGCGCGGAGCTGGCGACGCTGACCGGCCTGCCGCTGCTGGCGCGGCTGCCCTTCGATGCGGCGCTTGCCGAGGCGTCCGATGCCGGACGTCCGCCGCTGGTGGCGAGTCCGGAGACGGCGGCGAGTGCCTGGTTCCAGGCGCTGGCTGGGCGAGTCGCCGGCAGGCTGGGTCTCGATCAGGCGGACCAACCAGAAGGGTATGCCATGCGTGCCCGACGCACTGTGTCGGCGGAAGCCGTGCCAGTGCAGTCCCCCGAGGAGACCGGGCCGATGGACTGTCGCGCGGACACCATGCGCCGGACCGAGCCGCCGATCCCCATCCCGGTTCGCTCCGGCACCAGTCAAGCCCCCATCAACCCGGAGCCCGATACGGCCCCGGGCTATGCCGAGCCCGGCGAGCCCATCCCCGGTGTGCGCGATGTCGTCCTGGTCGCCGGCGGCAAGGGTGGGGTCGGCAAGTCCACGGTGACGGTGAATCTGGCCTGCGCCCTGCGCGTCCAGGGTCTGCGCGTCGGCGTGCTGGACGCGGATCTCTACGGCCCCTCCATCGCGCGGATGCTCGGCACCGACACCGAACTGGAGCAGGACGCGGCAGGGCGCGCCATCCCCGCCGTCGGCCACGGCGTTCACAGCCTCTCGATCGCCCAGCGCATCCCGCCCGAGGCGGCCCTGGTGTGGAAGGGACCGCTGGTGACTCAGACCCTGATGGACATGGTCTATGGCGTCGCCTGGCCGGATCTGGATGTGCTGCTGGTCGATCTGCCGCCCGGCACCGGCGACGTCCAGCTCAGTCTGCTGGAGCGTCTGCCGGTCAGCGGGGCGGTGCTGGTAACCACGCCGCAGCGGCTCGCCCAGGTGGACGCCGAGCGCGGCATCGCACTCTTCCACGAGTTGGACATCCCGGTGCTCGGGGTGATCGAGAACATGAGCCATCCGGTCTGTCCGAGCTGCGGCGAGCCCATGCCGCTGTTCCCGGATGCGGACGTGCGCGCGCTCGCCCGCCGCCGTCACGTCCCCTATCTGGGCCGCCTGCCGCTCGATCCCGCCGGACAGGTGCTCGCCGACACCGGCCGTCCCCTGGTCGAGGCGCTGCCCGAGAGCGCCGCCGCCCGGACCTTCCAGGAGTTCGCGCATCAACTCCGCGCCGCGCTGGAGCGGGAGGCCGAGGCCGCCTTGCGCAATGCCGACCCCAACACCCGTGCCGCACACGCGGCCTTCTGGGAACGTCTGATCGAGGATTGA
- a CDS encoding rhodanese-like domain-containing protein: MVAVAALVHVIVGTAGEDRGPPTPTLNPETLSSRLVRDEPPLVLDTRGRAAYLTGTIPGALDAGTDPAGYLPDSRGGNAVLIVEPGTDPAPWMNRLLGFGYRVEVLAGGLPAWRAAGLPVVNPQAGFAIPGSRPFVIPRGLCEMNTPADRFH, translated from the coding sequence ATGGTCGCGGTCGCCGCGCTCGTCCATGTGATCGTCGGCACGGCAGGTGAGGACCGTGGGCCGCCCACGCCGACCCTGAACCCCGAGACGCTGTCGAGCCGGCTCGTCCGGGACGAACCGCCGCTGGTGCTCGACACCCGTGGCCGCGCGGCCTACCTCACAGGCACCATCCCCGGCGCGCTGGACGCCGGAACCGACCCTGCCGGCTATCTGCCCGACAGCCGTGGCGGAAACGCGGTGCTGATCGTCGAACCCGGCACCGACCCGGCGCCCTGGATGAACCGGCTCCTGGGCTTCGGTTATCGAGTCGAGGTACTGGCCGGCGGTTTGCCTGCCTGGCGCGCCGCCGGCCTGCCGGTCGTGAATCCACAGGCCGGCTTCGCCATACCCGGCAGCCGCCCCTTCGTCATCCCACGCGGACTGTGCGAGATGAACACCCCGGCCGATCGCTTCCATTGA
- a CDS encoding PhnD/SsuA/transferrin family substrate-binding protein → MTLNRRRFIRHLVATTLGAAWPVLGASPVRFGVTAVMLDDRVGFLNDWAAWLGVRLGRPVVFVQRARYREILDLLLGGQLDLAWICGYPYVRHQDALELIAVPSFQGQPLYRAYVIAAAEGGVQSFEELAGRLFAWADPDSNSGYLYPRSYLAGLGRDPDHFFRRTFFTWGHPRSVVAVAEGLADGAAVDGYVWETLARRDPALTGQTRIILRSPLFGFPPIVAARDLPAADRTRLREILIGQAGDAAGRALLAELNLDGFVTAKPALFADIAVMARQLGRSG, encoded by the coding sequence ATGACACTGAATCGCCGCCGTTTCATCCGCCACCTGGTCGCCACGACGCTCGGCGCGGCCTGGCCCGTGTTGGGGGCTTCGCCGGTACGCTTTGGCGTCACCGCCGTGATGCTCGATGATCGCGTCGGCTTTCTCAACGATTGGGCGGCCTGGCTGGGTGTAAGGCTCGGGCGGCCGGTGGTCTTCGTGCAGCGCGCACGCTATCGCGAGATCCTCGATCTACTGCTGGGCGGTCAGCTCGATCTGGCCTGGATCTGCGGCTATCCCTATGTTCGGCATCAGGACGCGCTGGAACTGATCGCGGTGCCGTCCTTCCAGGGGCAGCCGCTCTACCGCGCCTATGTCATCGCCGCCGCCGAGGGCGGCGTCCAATCCTTCGAGGAACTCGCGGGCCGACTCTTCGCCTGGGCCGATCCCGACTCCAACTCTGGCTATCTCTACCCGAGGTCGTATCTGGCCGGCCTCGGGCGCGATCCGGATCACTTCTTTCGACGAACGTTTTTCACCTGGGGACACCCGCGCAGCGTGGTCGCGGTCGCCGAGGGGTTGGCCGACGGCGCGGCGGTCGATGGCTATGTCTGGGAGACCCTGGCGCGTCGCGATCCGGCGCTGACCGGGCAGACGCGGATCATCCTGCGCTCGCCCCTGTTCGGTTTTCCGCCGATCGTGGCCGCGCGTGACCTGCCGGCGGCGGATCGCACCCGGTTGCGCGAAATCCTGATCGGGCAGGCGGGAGACGCCGCCGGCCGCGCGCTGCTGGCGGAACTCAACCTCGACGGCTTCGTCACCGCCAAGCCGGCCCTGTTCGCGGATATCGCGGTGATGGCACGCCAATTGGGGCGAAGCGGGTGA